A genomic stretch from Odocoileus virginianus isolate 20LAN1187 ecotype Illinois chromosome 25, Ovbor_1.2, whole genome shotgun sequence includes:
- the BTG3 gene encoding protein BTG3, giving the protein MKNEIAAVVFFFTRLVRKHDKLKKEAVERFAEKLTLILQEKYKNHWYPEKPSKGQAYRCIRVNKFQRVDPDVLKACENSCILYSDLGLPKELTLWVDPCEVCCRYGEKNNAFIVASFENEDENKDEISKKVTRALDKVTSDYHSGSSSSDEETCKEVEVKPNSVAATPSPVYQISELIFPPLPMWHPLPRKKPMMYRGNGNQSHYPPPIPFGYPNQGRKNKPYRPIPVTWVPPPGMHCDRNHWINPHMLAPH; this is encoded by the exons atgaagaatgaaattGCTGCTGTAGTCTTCTTTTTCACAAGACTAGTTCGAAAACAtgataaattgaaaaaagaagcAGTCGAGAGGTTTGCTGAAAAATTGACCCTAATacttcaagaaaaatataaaaatcactggTATCCGGAAAAACCATCAAAAGGACAAGCCTACAG ATGCATTCGTGTCAATAAGTTTCAGAGAGTTGATCCTGATGTCCTGAAAGCCTGTGAGAACAGCTGCATCTTGTACAGTGACCTAGGCTTGCCAAAGGAACTAACTCTATGGGTGGACCCATGTGAGGTGTGCTGTAG gtatggagagaaaaataatgcatttattgTTGCCAGCTTTGAAAATGAGGATGAGAACAAGGATGAGATTTCCAAGAAAGTTACCAGGGCCCTTGATAAGGTTACCTCTGATTATCATTCAGGATCCTCTtcttcagatgaagaaacatgTAAGGAAGTGGAAGTGAAACCGAATTCTGTGGCTGCGACCCCCAGCCCTGTATACCAG aTTTCAGAATTGATATTCCCACCTCTTCCAATGTGGCACCCGTTGCCCAGAAAAAAGCCAATGATGTATCGAGGGAATGGCAATCAAAGTCACTACCCTCCTCCCATTCCATTTGGTTATCCAAATCAGGGACGGAAGAATAAACCATATCGCCCAATTCCAGTAACATGGGTACCTCCTCCTGGAATGCATTGTGACCGCAATCACTGGATTAATCCTCACATGTTAGCACCTCACTAG